The following proteins come from a genomic window of Musa acuminata AAA Group cultivar baxijiao chromosome BXJ1-7, Cavendish_Baxijiao_AAA, whole genome shotgun sequence:
- the LOC135678368 gene encoding protein transport protein SFT2-like has translation MQRTAQAWFSGGPSERDAPPTTSLLADWNSYAASKAVEEGGSSSLAGFDLEAAVRTANDKVAGTFSVVSKGVRELPGSFQTATSSVPSGKSLMYFGLLLASGVFLVFIAFTMFLPVMVLMPQKFAICFTLGCAFIVGSFFALKGPRNQLAHMSSRERLPFTLGFVGSMVGTIYVSMVLHSYVLSVLFSVIQVLALAYYAISYFPGGSAGLKFLSSTLTSSVFRCFGR, from the exons ATGCAGCGGACGGCGCAGGCGTGGTTCTCCGGCGGCCCCAGCGAGCGCGACGCGCCGCCCACCACCTCCCTCCTCGCCGACTGGAACTCCTACGCCGCCTCCAAGGCCGTCGAGGAAGGCGGCTCATCCTCCCTCGCGGGCTTCGATCTCGAGGCCGCCGTTAGGACCGCCAACGATAAGGTCGCCGGAACCTTCAGCGT GGTTTCTAAAGGTGTTAGAGAGCTACCTGGGAGCTTCCAGACTGCTACAAGCAGTGTCCCATCCGGGAAATCACTCATGTACTTTGGACTGCTCCTTGCCAGTGGTGTCTTCCTTGTGTTCATTGCATTCACCATGTTCCTTCCGGTCATGGTGCTGATGCCACAGAAGTTTGCCATTTGTTTCACCCTGGGGTGTGCATTTATTGTCGGTTCATTCTTTGCTCTCAAAGGTCCTAGGAATCAGCTTGCTCACATGTCTTCAAGGGAG AGACTTCCCTTCACATTGGGATTTGTTGGCAGTATGGTTGGCACGATTTATGTGTCCATGGTACTTCATAGTTACGTCCTCTCTGTTCTTTTCTCCGTCATTCAG GTTCTGGCACTAGCATACTATGCCATTTCGTACTTCCCTGGAGGATCTGCTGGATTGAAGTTTCTTTCTTCAACTTTAACATCCTCAGTATTCAGGTGTTTCGGCAGATAA
- the LOC103990489 gene encoding probable galacturonosyltransferase 4, with product MVRRNLVLALLCLTVLAPIVLYTDRLSAASKPSSNDEVLDEASGQSFGTNQVGEPHALSQESTNSVKEPVGVIYSDNSSNSNQIPTDPVDGFASSTTAELPLGKSEEHKSRVLSAAVDERSRPEREAVIKEVTNGVIGNGLEKPESVEEHKEMGSQQTIPNSIPAKEENESEKQHRQTSPRNNPEKRQTILRKKSSNMTIPDARVRQLKDQLIRAKVYLGIGPIRANPHLVRELRLRIKDTQRVLGDATKDSDLPKNTYEKLKAMELILNKGKQIQDDCAAVVKKLRAMVHSSEEQLRIHKKQELFLTQLAAKTISKGLHCLPLRLSNEYFSLNSSQQQFPYREKFEDPDLYHYALFSDNILATAVVVNSTISNANNPADHVFHIVTDRLNYAAMRMWFLANPPGKAAIQIQTIEEFTWLNDNYSPVLKQLRSQSMIDYYFRTHHGTANSDANLKYRNPKYLSILNHLRFYLPEVFPRLSKVVFLDDDIVVQKDLTGLWKVDMKGKVNGAIETCGESFHRFDKYLNFSNPLIAKNFNPRACGWAYGMNVFDLDEWRKQKITQVYHYWQNLNIDRQLWRLGSLPPGLITFYNHTIPIDHRWHILGLGYNAQVDLKDIESAAVIHYNGNMKPWLDIGMPKYRGYWSKYVNYDHIFIRDCNINP from the exons ATGGTGAGGAGGAATCTCGTTTTGGCCTTACTCTGCCTCACGGTTCTCGCGCCCATCGTTCTTTACACGGATCGGCTCTCCGCCGCCTCCAAGCCCAGCT CAAATGACGAGGTCCTTGATGAAGCTTCCGGTCAG AGCTTTGGGACGAACCAGGTTGGGGAACCGCATGCGCTTTCGCAG GAGTCGACGAATTCCGTAAAAGAGCCAGTCGGAGTTATATATTCTGATAATTCAAGCAATTCCAATCAGATTCCGACTGATCCGGTGGATGGATTTGCATCATCAACCACCGCAG AATTGCCATTGGGGAAATCTGAGGAGCACAAGAGCAGAGTTCTGTCGGCAGCGGTGGATGAGAGGAGTCGGCCGGAGAGGGAGGCTGTGATCAAGGAAGTGACCAATGGGGTGATAGGAAACGGGTTGGAGAAGCCCGAGTCAGTGGAAGAGCACAAAGAAATGGGATCTCAACAAACTATTCCTAATTCTATTCCAGCAAAAGAG GAAAATGAATCTGAAAAGCAACATAGACAGACATCTCCTAGGAACAATCCAGAAAAACGCCAGACAATCCTGAGAAAGAAGAGCAGCAACATGACAATTCCTGATGCTAGGGTCAGGCAGCTCAAGGACCAGTTGATTCGTGCAAAGGTCTATCTTGGCATTGGGCCCATTCGAGCCAATCCTCACCTTGTAAGGGAGTTACGCTTACGTATAAAGGATACTCAGCGTGTACTTGGAGATGCAACCAAGGATTCAGATCTGCCAAAAAA CACATATGAGAAACTGAAGGCAATGGAGCTAATTTTGAATAAAGGCAAGCAGATTCAAGACGATTGTGCTGCTGTTGTAAAGAAGCTCCGTGCTATGGTTCACTCTAGCGAGGAACAGTTACGAATTCATAAGAAGCAGGAATTGTTTCTAACTCAACTTGCTGCTAAAACCATTTCCAAAGGTCTACACTGTCTTCCTCTACGGCTTTCCAACGAGTACTTTTCCCTGAACTCCAGCCAGCAACAGTTCCCATATCGAGAAAAGTTTGAAGACCCTGATCTCTATCACTATGCTTTGTTTTCGGATAATATATTGGCTACAGCAGTGGTGGTCAACTCAACTATATCTAACGCCAAT AACCCTGCAGACCACGTTTTCCACATTGTAACTGATAGACTGAACTATGCAGCTATGAGGATGTGGTTTCTAGCTAACCCACCTGGAAAAGCCGCCATTCAAATTCAGACCATTGAAGAATTTACGTGGCTAAATGACAACTACAGTCCAGTATTGAAACAGCTTAGGTCCCAGTCCATGATTGACTATTACTTCAGGACTCATCATGGTACTGCAAATTCTGATGCAAACTTGAAGTACAGAAACCCAAAGTACCTATCCATTCTAAATCACCTGCGATTTTACCTACCCGAGGTCTTTCCAAGGCTCAGCAAGGTGGTGTTTTTAGATGATGATATTGTTGTACAGAAGGACCTGACTGGCCTTTGGAAGGTTGACATGAAGGGAAAAGTCAATGGTGCGATCGAGACATGTGGGGAAAGCTTTCACCGATTTGACAAATATCTCAATTTCTCAAATCCTCTTATTGCCAAGAACTTCAATCCCCGTGCTTGCGGTTGGGCATACGGAATGAATGTGTTTGATTTGGATGAGTGGAGGAAGCAGAAAATCACACAAGTCTATCACTACTGGCAGAACCTG AATATTGATCGACAGTTATGGAGATTGGGAAGTCTTCCTCCTGGCTTAATAACATTCTACAACCATACAATTCCCATTGATCACCGGTGGCATATTTTGGGCCTTGGGTACAACGCACAGGTGGACCTGAAGGACATCGAATCGGCTGCAGTCATCCACTACAACGGAAACATGAAGCCTTGGTTGGATATCGGCATGCCTAAGTATCGTGGCTATTGGTCCAAGTATGTAAACTACGATCACATTTTTATACGGGACTGCAACATCAATCCTTGA
- the LOC135680103 gene encoding subtilisin-like protease SBT5.3 produces the protein MTKLHLFLLAIAFLSSLQNPAVLATKKAYIVYLGGHSHGANPTSADFESATQSHYQLLGSTFGSEELARSAIFYSYTKHINGFAAMLEEEEATLISEHPDVISVFENTMKSLHTTRSWDVMGGFLNRQGKAHPESIWAKANYGDDVIIANFDTGVWPESGSFDDKGYGPVPKRWRGICQNSTKHSFHCNRKLIGARFYDLSHQANSASPPVEYSPRDSEGHGTHTLSTAAGGIVRGANIYGEANGTARGGSPHARVAAYKVCWGLCADANILAAFDDAIHDGVDVISLSVGGLPYEYLFDSIALGSFHAVQRGITVVCSAGNDGPTPGTVSNIAPWIFTVGASTIDREFYSLVTLGSNKKIKGVSLSPKSLPAHKPYPLIDGSNAKRPNSSAEEAGWCYPGTLDPEKVRGKIVVCTRDTSFARVEKGVDVLKAGGAGMILANSDEEGNSLLADPHFLPASMITYKDALRLSSYLKSTKSPTATISPATTVLGVKPAPAMASFSSRGPNLINPEILKPDITAPGVDILAAFTEEVGPTMLDLDKRRVRFNVMSGTSMSCPHISGVAGLLKKLHPRWSPAVIRSAIMTTARTRDNTRTPMKDDNREKAIPFDYGAGHVRPNRAMDPGLVYDITFTDYVHFLCSRGYNASNMAQFIGKRFACPSKTMRAEDLNYPSITVPNLQKSFTVSRTVRNVGTPGTYNVRIKAPFGIHVSVKPQTLEFAKVGEEKTFQVRLRSRSESVGVGYVFGGLTWTDGKHYVRSPLVVNAFS, from the exons ATGACGAAGCTTCATCTTTTTCTTCTCGCCATCGCATTCCTTTCCTCGCTGCAGAATCCGGCAGTCCTCGCAACCAAGAAG GCTTATATTGTGTACCTCGGCGGGCACTCTCATGGCGCCAATCCCACCTCTGCAGACTTCGAGAGTGCAACTCAGTCTCATTATCAGCTGTTGGGATCCACTTTTGGAAG CGAGGAACTGGCTCGCTCTGCAATCTTCTACTCCTacacgaaacatatcaatggctttGCTGCAATGTTGGAAGAGGAAGAAGCGACGCTGATCTCCG AGCATCCCGATGTCATATCGGTGTTCGAGAACACCATGAAGTCGTTGCACACGACCAGATCATGGGATGTCATGGGCGGATTCTTGAACAGGCAGGGGAAGGCGCACCCCGAATCTATTTGGGCCAAAGCCAACTATGGCGACGACGTCATTATAGCCAATTTCGACACAG GTGTGTGGCCTGAATCCGGCAGCTTTGATGACAAAGGATATGGGCCGGTTCCGAAGAGATGGAGAGGGATCTGCCAGAACAGCACCAAGCACAGCTTTCACTGCAacag GAAGCTGATTGGTGCCCGGTTCTATGACTTGTCCCATCAGGCCAACAGTGCATCGCCGCCGGTAGAGTACTCTCCCCGGGATAGCGAGGGCCACGGCACCCACACGCTCTCCACGGCCGCAGGGGGGATCGTCCGCGGCGCAAACATCTACGGCGAAGCCAACGGCACTGCCAGAGGTGGCTCGCCCCATGCGAGGGTCGCCGCCTACAAGGTGTGCTGGGGGCTCTGCGCCGATGCCAACATTCTTGCTGCCTTCGATGACGCCATACACGACGGCGTCGACGTCATCTCGTTGTCGGTAGGTGGTCTTCCGTATGAGTACCTCTTCGACTCCATCGCCTTGGGGTCGTTCCATGCGGTGCAGCGAGGAATCACCGTCGTGTGCTCCGCCGGCAACGACGGACCGACCCCTGGCACGGTCTCCAATATTGCGCCATGGATATTCACCGTAGGAGCAAGCACGATCGACAGGGAGTTCTATTCCCTCGTCACTCTCGGCAGCAACAAGAAGATAAAG GGAGTGAGTCTCTCGCCGAAATCTCTTCCAGCCCATAAGCCCTATCCATTGATCGATGGCTCTAATGCGAAGCGCCCGAATTCATCCGCCGAAGAAGC TGGCTGGTGCTACCCAGGAACACTCGACCCCGAGAAAGTTCGAGGAAAGATCGTGGTTTGCACGCGCGATACGTCGTTTGCACGAGTGGAGAAGGGCGTCGACGTCTTGAAGGCCGGCGGGGCGGGGATGATCCTCGCTAACAGCGATGAGGAAGGGAACAGCCTCCTTGCGGATCCCCACTTCCTCCCTGCTTCAATGATTACATACAAAGATGCTCTGAGACTGAGTTCCTATCTGAAATCTACCAA GTCACCTACCGCTACCATTTCACCTGCAACTACAGTTCTGGGAGTGAAACCAGCGCCGGCCATGGCTTCTTTCTCATCTCGAGGCCCCAATCTTATCAATCCCGAGATTCTCAAG CCTGATATCACTGCGCCAGGGGTGGACATTCTCGCAGCCTTCACCGAGGAAGTCGGACCTACCATGCTGGATTTAGACAAGCGACGTGTCCGATTCAATGTCATGTCCGGCACGTCGATGTCCTGCCCTCACATCTCCGGCGTCGCAGGCCTGCTGAAGAAGCTCCATCCTCGTTGGAGTCCTGCTGTTATCAGATCGGCCATCATGACAACCG CGAGAACTCGAGACAACACGAGAACGCCAATGAAGGACGATAACCGCGAGAAGGCCATACCGTTCGACTACGGCGCAGGGCATGTGCGGCCGAACCGCGCCATGGATCCCGGGCTGGTGTACGACATCACCTTCACCGACTACGTGCATTTCCTGTGCAGCCGCGGGTACAACGCTTCCAACATGGCGCAATTCATCGGCAAGCGCTTCGCCTGCCCGTCGAAGACCATGAGGGCGGAGGACTTGAACTACCCATCGATCACCGTCCCGAACCTCCAGAAGTCCTTCACCGTCTCTCGCACCGTGAGGAACGTCGGCACGCCCGGCACGTACAATGTGAGGATCAAGGCTCCCTTCGGCATCCACGTCTCGGTGAAGCCGCAGACGCTCGAGTTTGCCaaggttggggaggagaagacgtTCCAAGTCAGGCTGCGGTCGCGTAGCGAGAGTGTCGGTGTAGGGTATGTCTTTGGTGGCCTGACATGGACCGACGGTAAGCACTACGTGAGAAGTCCTCTGGTGGTGAATGCGTTCTCATGA
- the LOC135678369 gene encoding glucan endo-1,3-beta-glucosidase 5-like encodes MAASNLAKALFWGFFLERCLLFVDSAIGVNWGTLSSHKLPPSVVVDLMRENKIGKVKLFDADPEVLWALRGSGIEVMVGIPNDLLAALASSIAASDQWVGQNVSRYMVKGGVDIRYVAVGNEPFLTNYQGRYQSLVVPAMLNLQQSLARANLAGYIKLVVPCNADAYQSASVPSQGAFRPELTQIMTQLVSFLNSNGSPFVVNIYPFLSLYQSADFPQDYAFFEGSSHPVVDGQNVYYNAFDGNFDTLVAALSKIGYGQMPVAVGEVGWPTEGAPSANLSAARAFNQGLISHVLSNKGTPSRPGIPPVDIYLFSLLDEEQKNILPGNFERHWGIYSFDGQAKYPLNLGLGNGWLKNARNVPYLPSRWCIANPSQDLTGVTNHMKLACSFADCTTLYYGGSCNTIGEKGNISYAFNSYYQLQKQDSKSCDFDGLGIVTFLDPSVGDCRFLVGISDSSGCCLGCGILCALWFVSLWVIIYLRVVDSL; translated from the exons ATGGCAGCTTCCAATTTGGCAAAGGCTCTGTTTTGGGGGTTTTTCCTTGAAAGATGCCTCCTTTTTGTGGATTCTGCCATTGGCGTCAACTGGGGGACACTGTCCTCCCACAAGCTCCCCCCCTCCGTGGTGGTGGATCTCATGAGGGAGAACAAGATTGGAAAGGTGAAGCTGTTCGACGCGGACCCGGAGGTCCTCTGGGCCCTGAGGGGGAGCGGCATCGAGGTGATGGTGGGGATCCCCAATGACTTGTTGGCGGCTTTGGCGTCTTCCATCGCTGCTTCTGATCAATGGGTCGGTCAGAATGTGTCGAGGTACATGGTTAAAGGCGGCGTTGATATAAG ATATGTTGCAGTTGGAAATGAGCCCTTCCTCACAAACTATCAAGGACGATATCAGTCACTAGTTGTCCCAGCGATGCTCAACCTTCAGCAATCATTAGCCAGAGCAAATCTTGCAGGCTATATAAAGCTAGTAGTCCCTTGTAATGCTGATGCTTATCAGTCAGCTTCAGTTCCTTCTCAAGGAGCATTTCGGCCTGAGCTGACACAGATAATGACCCAGCTTGTGTCTTTTCTTAACTCAAATGGCTCTCCCTTTGTGGTCAACATTTATCCCTTTCTAAGTCTCTACCAGAGTGCGGATTTCCCACAAGACTATGCCTTTTTTGAGGGCTCTTCTCACCCTGTTGTCGACGGCCAGAATGTCTATTACAATGCCTTTGATGGCAATTTCGATACCTTGGTGGCTGCTCTCAGCAAAATTGGATATGGGCAAATGCCCGTAGCCGTCGGAGAGGTGGGCTGGCCTACAGAGGGAGCACCAAGTGCAAATCTAAGTGCTGCAAGGGCTTTTAACCAAGGCCTCATCAGTCATGTTTTGAGCAACAAGGGAACGCCTTCGAGGCCTGGGATTCCTCCAGTCGATATATATCTCTTCAGTCTTCTCGATGAAGAACAAAAGAACATCCTACCTGGAAACTTCGAACGGCACTGGGGAATCTACTCTTTTGATGGCCAAGCCAAGTACCCCTTGAACCTTGGATTAGGTAATGGTTGGTTGAAGAATGCGAGGAATGTTCCATACCTTCCATCAAGGTGGTGCATTGCTAATCCATCTCAGGATCTCACCGGTGTCACGAACCACATGAAGCTCGCTTGCAGTTTTGCTGATTGCACAACTCTGTACTATGGAGGATCATGCAACACGATCGGCGAGAAGGGGAACATCTCTTATGCCTTCAACAGCTACTATCAGCTACAGAAGCAAGATTCAAAGAGCTGTGATTTTGATGGGCTTGGGATCGTTACATTTCTCGATCCCTCGGTAGGTGACTGCCGCTTTCTTGTTGGAATTAGCGACAGTAGCGGTTGTTGTCTCGGATGTGGCATCCTTTGTGCATTGTGGTTCGTATCACTTTGGGTTATAATTTATCTGAGAGTTGTTGATTCCTTGTAA